DNA from Stenotrophomonas acidaminiphila:
CACCTGCCCAGAATGGACAGGAAACGGCGGATCTCATCGATCATTCTCCGGTACGGTGCGTGCGGGTCCCCACCCGCTGCGACGACTCTACGGCTTTGAGCGTCCGCCTGCCATGGCCGGCCGTCACTCCTCTTGGGGGTATGCTTGCGCCGTGAACTCCCTCATGCCGCCCGCCGAGATCAGCCAGCGCATCGCCGAACTGCGGGCCGAGCACCGCAGCCTGGACGAACGTATCGGCAGGCTCGCCGCCAACCCGGATGACGAACTGGACGCGAAGCGGCTGAAGAAGCGCAGGCTGCAGCTCAAGGACTGCATCGCCCGCCTGGAAAGCATGCTGATTCCCGACGAGCCGGCCTGAACCGCAGCGCCGCCACGCCCGCCACTCAGGCCGCGTGGCGGGCGATGACCCGCTTCGCTTCCAGCAGCGATGCACCGCTTTGCCGGCGGTAGGCCCGGATCGCGGCGATCCTGTTCCCGCTGCGCAGCAGCGCCTTCACCGCGTCCGACGGGTCGGGCAAGGCGGAAACATCACGCGGCGGGCGCAGGGCGTGCAGCGCGGCGAACACGCTGGCGATCGCCACCCCCAAAAAAAATCCGATGGCCGCATTGCCGTCTCCTTCCACTGCCCGGTGCAGGGGAATCTTCAGCCCGCCGCCGGTTCCTCCGGCTTCACCGCCTCCGGGCTCACCCGCTCGATGGTGTGGCGCAGTTCGCGGCCGAGGATGAACTTGGCGTCCTTGGCCCAGGCGTCCAGGCGCTCGTCGAACAGCAGCTTGCTGTTCTCGTCCGGCCACACCAGGCGCAGCTCGCGCATCTTCTGGATGAAACCGCGGAACAGGGTTTTGTCGAAGAACTCCGGCGCGGCCGGAGCGTAGAGCAGGCTCAGGCGCTGCGCGGCCTGCTGGCACAGGCTCTCCAGTTCGGCCGCGCCGAGCACGCCGGGGCCGTTCTTCACCAGCACCGAGATGGCGATGTAATAGCGCTCGAACGCCTGTTGCAGCGAGTGGCCGATGGCGCGCAGGCGGAATACTTCATCGGTCTGGCCGGTGCTGCGCGCGAGCATACCGCCCTCGTCCTCGCCCACCTGCTGCAGCAGGCCTTCGCGCACGAACACGTTGATGGTCTGCTCGATGCGCGCGGCGAATTCGTCCTCGGTCCACGGCAGGAACAGCTCCTGCTGCAGGAACGGGTACAGCCCGCGGCCCAGCCGCAGCAGGCCGGCGCGGCTCATGCGGCGGTTGTTCTGGAAACAGCAGGCCACCCACGAGGACGCGGTGAACAGGTGCAGCACGTTGTTGCGGAAATAGCTCAGCAGCACCGCGGTATCGCCGCTGACGCTGAGCACGTCGCCCAGCGGGTGCTTGACCCGGGTGAGGACGTTGATCTCCTCGGCGTGGGCGATGATGCGCTCGGGCGAATGCGGGGTGACCGTCACCCGGTCCGAATACGGCAGCTCCACCAGCAGCTTCTTGCACAGCTCGATCTGCGCGATCAGGTCGGCCTCGCCCATGGCGTGCTTGGGCGTGGACAGCAGCGCCAGCGCCAACAGGTTGATCGGGTTGACGTCGGCGGCGCCGTTGATGCGCACCTGGATCTGCTCGGCCAGGGTATCGACCGTGCTCGACAGCCACGACGGCTTCTCGTCCTCGGACACCGGCTGGCCATCCCATTCCGGCGCCTTCTCGGCCAGCACGTCGTTCAGCGCGATCGGCTCACCGAAGTTGACCACCACCTGGCCGTAATTCTGCTTGAGCACCTTGGGGATGCCCCACAGCAGCGCCCAGATCGACTCCTTTTCCTTCGGCCGCCCGGACAGCTCGTCCAGGTAGCTGTTGCCCTCCATCAGCTTCTCGTAGCCGATGTAGATGGGCTGGAACAGCACCGGCTTGCGCGGCTGCCGCAGGAACGCGCGCAGGGTCATCGAGATCATGCCGCCCTTGGGCTGCAGCAGGCGCCCGGTACGCGAGCGCCCGCCCTCGACGAAGTACTCGATCGAATAGCCACCGGCCACCAGCTGCGCCACGTATTCGCTCAGCACCGCCGAGTACAGCGCGTTGCCGCGGATGCTGCGGCGGATGAAGAACGCGCCGCCCTTGCGCAGCAGCGTGCCGACCACCGGCAGGTTGAGGTTGATGCCGGCCACGATGTGCGGCGGCACGATGCCGCGGTCGTACAGCAGGTAGCTCAGCAGCAGGTAGTCCATGTGGCTGCGGTGGCTGGGCACGTAGATCACTTCGTGCCCGGGCGCGGCTTCCTTGAACTTGTCCAGGTGGTGGACCAGCACGCCGGCGTAGATGCGGTTCCAGACGTGGGTCAGCATGAAACTGGCCGAGCGCACCACCGGGCTGGAATAGTCGGCGGCGATCTCCCAGGCATAGCCCTGCGCCTTCTTCCAGGCATCGGCCGGCCGGGAGTTGTCGCGCTTGGCCTGGGCGGTGATGGCCTCGCGCACCGGCTCGGCTTCCAGCACCTTGTCCACCAGCAGGCGGCGGGTGGACAGGTCCGGGCCGATGATCGATTCACGGATGCGGCGGAAGTGCGCGCGCAGCACGCGCTGCAGCTTGCGCACGGTGCGTTCGGGCTCCAGCCCCTCTTCCACGGTCTCGCGCAGCGAAATCGGCGCGGCGAAGCGCACGATGCTGTCGCGGCCGTTGAGCAGCACCGCCAGCAGGCGGCGGAAGCGGCCGACCAGCGCCCAGTTCTCCGAGAACAGCACCGCGAACCAGCCGCTCTGCTTGTCCGGCGCGCGGCCGACGAAGATCGACACCGGCACCAGCTGCACGTCCAGCGCCGGGTTGGCGCGGTGCGCCTGCAGCAGCCGCGCCAGCGAGTCGGAGTGGGTGCGGGCGCCGCGCTGCTCGGGGATCAGCGCGTTGTTGCTGGAGCGCCGCGACAGCGCGACGTAGGCGCGCTTGCGCCCGGTCGGGTCGCCGGCCAGCGGCACCAGCGGCGACGGCAGCCCGGCGTCGCGGCAGGCCTTGTCCAGGATCAGCGCGTTGGACAGTCCGTAGTCCTCCAGCACGTAGACCACCGGCTGCGCCGGGTCGTGCTGCAGTTGCTCGGGCTCGATCTTCAGGCCGAGCCACGGCTCGATCAGGCGGCCCAGCAGGCGCGCCCACAGCGGGCGCCGGCCCGGGCGTACGGGCGGTCGGCCGGCCGTGGCCGGCAGGGGGGAGGCGGCCGCGGCGCTGGTGTCGCCCGGCGGCAGGAGTTCGCCCTGGTCGGGCCCTGGATTCTGTTTCGACATCGGCGACATTATGGCGTAGCTGCCGCCGCCCGGCTGTTCCCGGCGTGGGCATCCGCGTCGGCGGCGGTGCCGGCCCCGGGGGACACGGTGTCCGCCGGTGGCGGCGCGGCGGCACGCGCGGCCGCCAGTACCGCGTCCACTTCGGCCAGGGTGCGGGCCAGGTACCAGTGGCCCTCCCGGCGCTGCAGTGCCACCTGCAGGTCGATGTCGTGGCCGGCCAGCGGGTACTGCACGTGGACCACGGCATGGTCGCCGTCCTGGCTGGCCAGGCCGGTGCGCATCTGCGCCACGCTGTCGTCCAGCGACAACCCGTAACTGGCCAGCACCTGTTTGCTGGCCGCGGCGAACGGTGACAGCCGCTGCAGGCTGCCGGTCATGCCCGCCGCCTGCAGCGCGGCGTCGCTGTCCAGGCCGGTGGCGCGCGCGGCGGTGGTCAGGGTGGTGATGGTCGAGCGGGCCAGTTTGGGATCGGACAGCGGCGCGGCCTGGGCCCAGGCGCTGAGCGCCTTGACCAGCTGCACGTAGTGGGCGCGCTCGTCGTCGCTGTAGTCGCCCTGGTGGCTGATGTACTGCTCGCCGAACAGGCCCAGCGAGTGCGCGGCCTGGCGCACGCCGGCGGCCTGCCCGGCGATCTGCGCCTTGAACGCGCGCTGCAGCCGGGTTTCGGCATCGGGCGCGGACAGCGTGGCCAGCAGCGCCGGCAGTTTGTCGTGCAGGGGCAACTGGTCCAGCGGCCAGCGGCTGTGGCCCTGGGCCCAGGCCGCCTCCAGCTCCGCGTACTGCGCCGGCGGCACCGCCGCGCGGGCATAGCCGGCCAGGTCGTTGTCGTGCAGGTGCTGGACCAGCTGGCGCACGGCCGCTGCCGGCTCAGTGGCCGCACCCGGCAAGGGCTCGGGCGTGCGCCGGCACCCGGCGGCGAGGACCGCCACGGCGCACAGGGAGAGCAGGACCAGACGCGAACGGCTGCGAGATGAACGGCGTGGCATGGCGTCGTTGGTCCTCCCCCGGGGCCGTCGCATCTTGCGGCCTGCACGGTGACAGCGGCAAGCGCGGACGCGAAACCGGCGCCGCCCGGGTTGCAGGCAAAAAAAAGAGGCCGCCCCGTTGCCGGTGGCGAACCTCCTCAAGCCGGCGGAGCCGGGGACATGTGACACATCACCGGCAGGGCCGGGACGGGGCACAGCCTACGCGCCCGCTTCAGTTAATGCAACACTTCATAAATCAATACTTAACTCATTGATTTTCAATTGAAGAAATCCGCAATCTCGCGCTGCATGGCCTGGGCTGCGGCGCGCGGATCCGGCGCCAGCCGGATCGGCCGGCCGACGACGATGGCGTCGGCGCCATCGGCGAACGCCTGGTCCACGCCGACGGTGCGCTGCTGGTCGTCACCCACCGGGCCGCCGGGACGGATGCCCGGGCAGACGATGGAGAAACCACGGCCGGTGGCGGCGCGGATCGGCGCGGCCTCCTGGCCGGAGGCGATCACGCCGTCGATGCCGGCGCGCTGCGCGGCCAGCGCGCGTTCCACCACCACGTCCACCGGCTCGCGGTCGATGCCCATCTGCGCCAGGTCGGGGCGGCCCATCGAGGTCAGCACGGTCACCGCCAGCAGCCGCATGTCCGAGGTGTTGGCCGCGGCGGCAGCCTGCATCATCGCCGGATGCCAGCCGTGGATCGTGCAGTAGCTCACCGGCCACTGCGACAGCCGCCGGATGACGCCGGCGACGGTGGCCGGGATATCGAAGAACTTCAGGTCCACGAACACGCGCTTGTCGCGCCTGGCCAGTTCGTCCAGCACGGCGAAGTACTCGCCCGAAGCCAGCAGTTCCATGCCGATCTTGTAGAACGACACCGCATCGCCCAGCCGCTCGACCCAGTCGATGGCCTCGGCGCGCCCAGGCACGTCCAGCGCGAAGATCAGGCGCTCGTCGGTGCGCAGCGGCATCGGCCCGCGGCTCATTGGGCCAGCTCCAGCGCGGCGCGCTTGGCGGCGCGGCGCTCGGCTTCGGGCAACGACCAGGCATTGTTGAACTGCGCCGGCTCCCAGCCGCCATAGGTGGGATTGGACAGCATCCACCAGCGCTGCCCGAACCAGCCCTGGTGGGCCTGCAGCAGCGCATCGCGGCCGGCCTGGGTGTTGACCCCGATCGCGGCGAAGTCGCTGAGCTGGTCGCCGAACTGCATCAGCACCCGGTACTGCCGCGCCACCAGCTGGCGGCGGCAGGCCTTCTCGCTGCCTTCCTGCTCGCAGCCGGCCACGTACTTGTCCAGGCCCAGGTAGACGTCGTCGCCGGCCACCGGGAAGCCCAGCCGGCGCAGGTTGGCCAGGGTGACGTCCTTCATGTGCTCGGTGCGGTTGGTGACGTAGATCATGGTCACGCCCTTGGCCGCCGCGGCCTGCGCGAACTCGACCGCGCCCGGCACCGCGCCGGCCTTGCCTTCGGACACCCAGGCGTCCCAGCTGACGTCGTCGTAGCTGCCGCCGTTGCGCACCAGCCGCGCCTGGTAGGGCGAGTTGTCCAGCACGGTTTCGTCCACGTCCACCACCACCGCCGGCTTCAGCCCGGGCGACTGCTGGCTGCCGCCTTCCTGCGGCAGCAGCGCGGTCCAGGACGGGTCGGCGAGCGCGCGGTCCAGCTGCGCGGCGGCGGCACGCCAGGTCTGCAGGGCGTTGGCGCGGTATTCCTGCGAGCGCTGCACCCACAGCACCGCGTTCAGGTTGTCATTGGGGCCATCGCTGGCGGCCGCCAGCGGCGCCGGGACGGCGGGCTCGCCGTGGACCAGGGGCCGGGACGTGCTGCACGCGGCCAGCGACAGCAGCGCGCCAGCGAGCAGGAGGGAGTGGCGGATTCGGGACATGGGCACGGCTACCGGACAGAACGAAAACCCGGCAAGTTTACCGGCTCGCCACCCGCCCGGCGTCGGCGACGCGCCCTCGGCTATGCTTGCGCCCCCTCGCGCGACCGGATGCCGACACGATGACCGACACCCCTGCCCCCTTGCCCGTACCCGTGCTCGACGCCGCGCAGATGCGCGTGCTCGGCTGCCTGGTCGAGAAGGAAGCGACCACGCCCGAGACCTACCCGCTGACCGTCAACGCCGCCCAGACCGCGGCCAACCAGAAGACCGCGCGCGACCCGGTGATGAACCTGGATGCGGGTACCGTGCAGCACGCCCTGCGCCAGCTGGAAGCGATGGGCCTGGCGCGCCAGCATTTCTCCGCGCGCGCCGAACGCTATGAACACCTGCTTGGCGGCAAGCTGGACCTGCCACGGCAGCAGGTCGCGCTGCTGGGCCTGCTGTTGCTGCGCGGCCCGCAGACCGCCGGCGAGCTGGCCACGCGCAGCGAGCGGATGGCGAAGTTCGCCGACGCCGAGGACCTGCGCCACCAGCTCGGGCGCCTGATCCAGCGGGGGCTGGCGGTGCAGCTGCCACGCGCGGCCGGCCAGCGCGAGGACCGCTACATGCACCTGCTCGGCGGCCCGGTGGACGTGGACGCGCTGGCGGCGCAGTTCCGCGCACCCGCGGGCGCGGCCGCGGGCAACGGCGCGCTGGAAGACCGCGTGGCGCAGCTCGAAGCCACCGTGGCGGCGCTGCAGGAGCAGCTGGCACAGCTGCAGTCCCGGCTGGACGATTGAGCCAACGTAGCTGCGGGGCTTGCCCCGCAGGGGGCATCACCGTGGACGCCCCGCCAGCGGCCAAGGCCCACCGCCGCGCCGCGATGCATGCCGCGGCCATGCCTCCGGCAGGCGCGCCCCGCCGCCCGGGCACGTCCCAGGTGCGGCGCGGCCTAGGTGTGTAAACCCAGCAGGTTGTTCAGTGGTATGCGGGAGATGGGTGGTTTGTAGCCAAGACTGGCGTGAGGGCGGTGCCAGTTGTAGTGGTGCAACCAGCCATGGAGGGCATCGGCGCGCTGCCCGGAGTTGTCATAGGCGCGGGCATAGGCCCATTCGCGCAGGCTGGTCTGCACCAGACGTTCGGCCTTGCCGTTGGTGCGGGGCGTATAGGGACGCGTGCGCAGGTGGCGCAGGCCGAGCCGACGGACCAGGCGCTGGAAGCGGCGCGACCTGTAGCAGGTGCCATTGTCGGTCAACACCCGCTCGAAGCACACGCCCAGGCTGCGGTAGTAGCGCACCGTACGGATCAGGGCCTTGCAGGCACTGGTCCCGCGCTCGTCCGGCTCGATGGAGGCGAAGGCCACGCGCGAGTGATCGTCGATGGCCAGGTGGACGTATTCCCAGCCGATGCCCCGGTGCCGGCGCGACCGGTCGCCGGTGACACGGTGGCCGGGGGAGCCGATCCGCCCCAGCTTCTTGATATCCAGATGCAGCAGTTGGCCCGGTAGGGCGTATTCGTAGCGGTTGTGCGGCAGCGCCGGTTCCAGTTCGGCCAGCCGATGCAGGCCGGCGCGGCGCAGCACCCGGGCGATGGTGCTTGGCGCCACGGACAGGCGCTGGGCGATCTGGCGATAGGTCTGGCGTGAGCGGCGCTGCTCCAGCACCTGCGCCACGATCACCGGGGATAGGGCGTGGGGACTGGAATGCGGTCGGGAGCTGCGGTCCGTCAAACCACCCGGACCCTCCTCCCGGTAGCGCTTGAGCCACTTATAGGCCGTGCGTACGCTCACGCCGGCCGCGTGGGCGGCCTCTTCGATGCGCAGGCCCTGTACCAGGATGCGGTCCACAAGCAGGGCTCGACCGCGTGGGCTCAAACGGGCATGTTTATGCAGGTTCATCCGGGGCTCCTGGGGGCTGGTTGGCTTCGTAACCCCCATCTTCCAGCGATGCCCCGGATGAACAACCTACTGAGAGATCACAGCTAGCCCGTCGCCGGCGTGTTGAGGAACAGCAGCAGGTCCTCGTCCTTGCCGGGCAGGCGCACGCTGCCGTTGGCCTGGAATCCAAGCTTTTCCAGCAATGCGACCGACCGCGCGTTGCCCGGCGTCACGATCGCGCACAGCGCCCCCAGCCGCAGCACAGCGCGTGCATGGCCCAGCACCGCCCGCGCCGCCTCCAGCGCATAGCCCTGGCCGGTATGCCGCGCGAGCAGGGCGTAGCCGAGATCGGCATGCGGCAGCGCGGCGCGGTGCACCAGCCCGGCATTGCCCAGCCAGGCGCCGTCGCTGCGCCGCTCGACCGCGTACATGCCGTAGCCGTGCCGTTCGTAGCTCACCATCGGCCCGTTGCGGATGCAGTCCCGCGCCTGTTCCAGGGTCCGCACCCCGCGGTCGCCGATGTAGCGGTGGAAGCCCGGCTCGTTGAGCAGCTCCAGCATCGCCGCGGCATCGCCGTCGTCGTCGCGCAGCAGGCGCAGGCGCAGTCGTTCGGTTTCTATCAGCATTGCCTAGCCCGCCGCGGTCGTTGCATGCAGGGTCGCTCCACGCAGGCGTGGGCGCAAGCGCCCGCCGGCGGCTAGTCGAACAGCGCCTGGATCGCCGCCAGCCCGGCCTGCGCGCGTTCCTTCTTGTGCGCGGCGTCGGCCACCGGGTCGGCGCCGTCGCGCTGGATCTCGGCCGCCGGCAGCTCGTCGAAGAAGCGGCTGGGCTTGAGCCGCACGTGCTCGCCGAACTTGCGGGTCAGGCGGCTGTAGCTCATCCACAGCTGGATCTTGGCGCGGGTGATGCCCACGTACAGCAGGCGCCGCTCTTCCTGCAGGTTGCCCTCGTCGAGGCTGACCTGGTGCGGCAGCACGCCGTCCTCGCAGCCGACGATGAACACATACGGGAACTCCAGGCCCTTGGAGGCGTGCAGGGTCATCATCCGCACCTGGTTGCCGCCGTCGTCCTTGTCGCTGCGCGAGATCAGCGCCAGCTGCGCGGCCATGTCCGCGGCACTGGCGCCACGCGGGCCGTTCTCGAACCACGAGGCCAGCTCCTCGAGGTTGGCGGCGCGGCGCTCGTAGCCGGCGGTGTCCTTGGCCTGGTGGCGCAGCTCGGCCAGCAGGCCCGAATCCTTGGCCACGCGCCGCACCAGGTCGCCGGAGGACATCTGCCGCATGTCCATGCGCAGCGCGCGCAGGATGTCGGTGAAGCGGCTCAGGCTGTTGGCCGCGCGCGGCGGCAACTGCGCCAGCGCGCCCATCGCCTCGGCGGCCTGCGCCATCGACATGCCCTTGTCCGATGCCAGCTCCGCCAGCTTGGCCAGGGTACCGGCGCCGACGTCGCGCTTGGGCGCCTGTACCGCGCGCATGAACGCGGTGTCGTCGTCGGGGTTCACCAGCAGCCGCAGCCAGGCCAGGGTGTCCTTCACTTCCTGCCGTTCCAGGAACACGGTGCCGCCGGTCAGGTGGTAGGGCACCCCGACCATCTGCAGCGCCTTTTCCAGTGGCCGGCTCTGGAAGTTGCCGCGGAACAGGATGCAGAAATCGCTCCAGGGCGCGCGCCGGCTGGTGGCAATGAACTGGATCTCGGCGGCCACCTTTTCCGCTTCGTGCTCGCTGTTGCGGCATTCCCACACGCGGATGCGCTCGCCGTCGGCCTGGTCGGACCACAGCGTCTTCAGGTGCTCGTGCGGGTTGTGCGCGATCAGCGCGTTGGCCGCGCGCAGCACGCGGTTGGAACAACGGTAGTTCTGTTCGAGCTTGATGATCTGCAGCGACGGGTATTCCACCGCCATGTTCTGCAGGTTCTCGGGGTTGGCGCCACGCCAGGCGTAGATCGACTGGTCGTCGTCGCCCACGCAGGTGAAGTTGCCGGCCGGGCCGGCCAGCTGCTTGAGCAGCCGGTACTGGGCATCGTTGGTGTCCTGGCACTCGTCCACCAGCAGGTAGCCGATGCGTTCGCGCCAGGCCAGGGCGATGTCCGGGTTCTCTTCCAGCACCTGCACCGGCAACCGGATCAGGTCGTCGAAATCGACCGCGTTGAAGGCGGTCAGCCGCGCCTGGTACAGCGCGTAGACCATCGCTGCGTCCTTCTCGCGGTTGCTGCGCGCGGCGGCCATCGCCTGTTCCGGCGACAGGCCGCTGTTCTTGGCCCGCGAAATCAGGTTCTTCATGTCCTCGATGTCGTCGGGCTTGGCATTGCCGCCGCCGAGCAGGTCCTTGACCTGGGCGGCCGCATCGTCGGCATCGAAGATCGAGAACCCGCGCTTCAGCCCCACCGCGGCGTGTTCGATCTGCAGGAACTTCAGCCCCAGCGCGTGGAACGTGCAGATGGTCACGTCCTCGGCCTGCCCACCGTGCAGGCGCTTGGCCACGCGCTCGCGCATTTCCTTGGCCGACTTGTTGGTGAAGGTGATCGCGGCGATGCGGCGGGCGCTGTAGCGGCCACTGCCGATCAGGTGGGCGATCTTCTCCACGATCACCCGGGTCTTGCCGCTGCCGGCGCCGGCCAGCACCAACAGGGGGCCTTGGGTGTGCAGCACCGCCGCGCGTTGGGGGGATTGAGGGAGTCCAGCATGGGTATGGGGGGATATCGTTATGGATTCTAGCGAGAATCCATGTGCTACGCTCCGCCACAGCCAAGGATCCGGAGGCTGTATGCGCAGAATAGGGAATGTAGGGGTGTTGCTACTTGCAGCCGTCTGTATCGCTGTTTTACCCACCAGCGCCGCAACCGCACAGTCGTCGGGCGTGCCACAGGAATTCGACCAGGATCTTGTAGCTGCGGGGCTCCTGTCGTCCCACCCGGACATCCTGTATCGGAATTTCGGCATGGACCTTCTGGGACGCGGCCACCACGAGAGGGGGATGAAGGCGCTTCTGCGTGCAGCAAGCTATTCCGACAAGCCCTCACAGGCCATCATCGCCGAGGCCTACCTGGAAGGCCGGTTTGGACTTCACCGCGATCCCGCCACGGCCTACGTATGGATGGATATGGCCGCCGAACGGGGCTATCCGGAACTCGTAGTGCTTCGTGAAAAATACTGGGCCAACCTGACTGCGGCAGAACGCTCTCAGGCTCTGGCGTCCGGCTCTTCGATATATACACGCTACGGGGACGAAGTCGCCAGGCCGAAGCTGGCGAGGGTGCTGCGGCGAGGCATGCGCGAAGTGACCGGAAGCCGCACGGGTTTCGGGGGCAACGTGACCATCGTGGGGCCTCTGCTGGAAGGTGGAAGCGGGGCTCCATCGGCCTCTCACGATGCGGCGGCCGTCCCATCGACACGTATTCCGGGCGGCAAGTTCTATCACTCTTCGCTCTGGCAACCCCAGCAATACTTTCGACAACAGGACATGGACTGGAAGGAGCGTGTTGGTCCCACACTTTTCTCCCAGGTCAGGGTCGGCCGACCGGTCATGGACAGGCCGTAATCGCCTGCGTCTTGCGCGCCCGGGTTTCGGCAGCCGTCGGCATGAGCTGAGCTCGGTTTCCGGGTAACCGGTGCCCTTGGGGGAGCCCCTCGATACCGGTGCGCGCCTGGACCACGCGCCCGGCTAAAATGCCCCATGGCCAAGCTCTACTTCTACTACTCGGCGATGAACGCCGGGAAGACCACCACTTTGCTGCAATCGGCGCACAACTACCGCGAACGCGGCATGCGCGTGGCGATCCTGACCCCGCGCCTGGACCACCGCGCCGGCCACGGCGTGGTCGCCTCGCGGATCGGTCTGCAGGCCGAGGCCACCGCTTTCGACCACGACACCGACCTGCAGCGCCTGGTCGAAGGCGACATCGCCGCGCACGGGCGGCTGGGCTGCGTGCTGGTGGACGAGGCGCAGTTCCTGACCAAGGCGCAGGTGTGGCAACTGAGCGAGGTGGTGGACCAGCTGCGCATCCCGGTGCTGTGCTACGGCCTGCGCACCGATTTCCGCGGCGAGCTGTTCGAGGGCAGCCAGTACCTGCTGGCGTGGGCCGACGAGATGCAGGAGATCAAGACCATCTGCCACAGCGGCAAGAAGGCAACCATGACCGTGCGCGTGGACGGGAACGGCTTTGCGGTGCAGGACGGGCCGCAGGTGGAGATCGGTGGCAACGACCGCTACGTGTCGGTCAGCCGCGCCGAGTTCAAGAAGATCACCCGCGGCGAGGGCCGGATCGAACCGATGCAGGCGCCGCTGCCCCTGTGACCGCACGGCCGTGGCGCCGGCATCCGCGGCCGGCGCGGCGGCGGGCCAGCGGCGGGCTCAATGCCCGCCTTCGGCGGCCAGCCGGTCCAGGTCGATGCCCTGGCGGCGCAGGATCGCGGCCGAGCGCAGCGCGTAGAACGCCAGGTAGGCGAAGCACGCCACGCCCACCCAGAAGCTCATGTGGATGCCGGCGGTGTCGGCCAGCACGCCCTGCAGCAGCGGCACCAGCGCGCCGCCCATGATCATCATCACCAGCAGGCTGCTGCCCTGGTTGGTGTGGCGGCCGAGCCCGGCGATGGCCAGTGCGAACACGCACGGCCACATGGTGCTGCAGAACAGGCCCGAGCTGATGAAGGCCATGGCGCTGGTGCGGCCGTCGCTGGCCATGCCCACCAGCAGCGCGGCGATGCCGCACAAGGCGAAGTACAGCAGCATCCGCGCCGGGTTGCCGCGGCTGAGCAGGGTGGCGGCGATCATCACCACGATCACCCCGGCATAGCCGTAGAACTGCGCCACCTCGTGGCGCAGCGCCGCGTTCACCGCCAGGAACACACCGAAGGCGACGAACGGCAGGACCAGGGTCAGCATGCGCCTGGCGCCGCCGCCAATCTCGAACGCGCCGGCGGCGCCGGTCCAGCGGCCGATCATCAGGCTGGCCCAGTACAGCGACACGTAGGGCGCGACCGCGGCCGTGTCCACGCCCAGGTGCTCGCGCATGTAGGCCGGCAGGTGCGCGCCGGTGGACACCTCCACCCCGACGTAGAGGAAGATCGCGAGCATGCCCAGCAGCAGCTGCGGGTAGGCGAACGCCGAGGACCGGTGCGCCAGGCTG
Protein-coding regions in this window:
- a CDS encoding glycerol-3-phosphate 1-O-acyltransferase, giving the protein MSPMSKQNPGPDQGELLPPGDTSAAAASPLPATAGRPPVRPGRRPLWARLLGRLIEPWLGLKIEPEQLQHDPAQPVVYVLEDYGLSNALILDKACRDAGLPSPLVPLAGDPTGRKRAYVALSRRSSNNALIPEQRGARTHSDSLARLLQAHRANPALDVQLVPVSIFVGRAPDKQSGWFAVLFSENWALVGRFRRLLAVLLNGRDSIVRFAAPISLRETVEEGLEPERTVRKLQRVLRAHFRRIRESIIGPDLSTRRLLVDKVLEAEPVREAITAQAKRDNSRPADAWKKAQGYAWEIAADYSSPVVRSASFMLTHVWNRIYAGVLVHHLDKFKEAAPGHEVIYVPSHRSHMDYLLLSYLLYDRGIVPPHIVAGINLNLPVVGTLLRKGGAFFIRRSIRGNALYSAVLSEYVAQLVAGGYSIEYFVEGGRSRTGRLLQPKGGMISMTLRAFLRQPRKPVLFQPIYIGYEKLMEGNSYLDELSGRPKEKESIWALLWGIPKVLKQNYGQVVVNFGEPIALNDVLAEKAPEWDGQPVSEDEKPSWLSSTVDTLAEQIQVRINGAADVNPINLLALALLSTPKHAMGEADLIAQIELCKKLLVELPYSDRVTVTPHSPERIIAHAEEINVLTRVKHPLGDVLSVSGDTAVLLSYFRNNVLHLFTASSWVACCFQNNRRMSRAGLLRLGRGLYPFLQQELFLPWTEDEFAARIEQTINVFVREGLLQQVGEDEGGMLARSTGQTDEVFRLRAIGHSLQQAFERYYIAISVLVKNGPGVLGAAELESLCQQAAQRLSLLYAPAAPEFFDKTLFRGFIQKMRELRLVWPDENSKLLFDERLDAWAKDAKFILGRELRHTIERVSPEAVKPEEPAAG
- a CDS encoding orotidine 5'-phosphate decarboxylase codes for the protein MSRGPMPLRTDERLIFALDVPGRAEAIDWVERLGDAVSFYKIGMELLASGEYFAVLDELARRDKRVFVDLKFFDIPATVAGVIRRLSQWPVSYCTIHGWHPAMMQAAAAANTSDMRLLAVTVLTSMGRPDLAQMGIDREPVDVVVERALAAQRAGIDGVIASGQEAAPIRAATGRGFSIVCPGIRPGGPVGDDQQRTVGVDQAFADGADAIVVGRPIRLAPDPRAAAQAMQREIADFFN
- a CDS encoding acid phosphatase, whose product is MSRIRHSLLLAGALLSLAACSTSRPLVHGEPAVPAPLAAASDGPNDNLNAVLWVQRSQEYRANALQTWRAAAAQLDRALADPSWTALLPQEGGSQQSPGLKPAVVVDVDETVLDNSPYQARLVRNGGSYDDVSWDAWVSEGKAGAVPGAVEFAQAAAAKGVTMIYVTNRTEHMKDVTLANLRRLGFPVAGDDVYLGLDKYVAGCEQEGSEKACRRQLVARQYRVLMQFGDQLSDFAAIGVNTQAGRDALLQAHQGWFGQRWWMLSNPTYGGWEPAQFNNAWSLPEAERRAAKRAALELAQ
- a CDS encoding IS481 family transposase, which produces MNLHKHARLSPRGRALLVDRILVQGLRIEEAAHAAGVSVRTAYKWLKRYREEGPGGLTDRSSRPHSSPHALSPVIVAQVLEQRRSRQTYRQIAQRLSVAPSTIARVLRRAGLHRLAELEPALPHNRYEYALPGQLLHLDIKKLGRIGSPGHRVTGDRSRRHRGIGWEYVHLAIDDHSRVAFASIEPDERGTSACKALIRTVRYYRSLGVCFERVLTDNGTCYRSRRFQRLVRRLGLRHLRTRPYTPRTNGKAERLVQTSLREWAYARAYDNSGQRADALHGWLHHYNWHRPHASLGYKPPISRIPLNNLLGLHT
- a CDS encoding ATP-dependent DNA helicase Rep; the encoded protein is MLHTQGPLLVLAGAGSGKTRVIVEKIAHLIGSGRYSARRIAAITFTNKSAKEMRERVAKRLHGGQAEDVTICTFHALGLKFLQIEHAAVGLKRGFSIFDADDAAAQVKDLLGGGNAKPDDIEDMKNLISRAKNSGLSPEQAMAAARSNREKDAAMVYALYQARLTAFNAVDFDDLIRLPVQVLEENPDIALAWRERIGYLLVDECQDTNDAQYRLLKQLAGPAGNFTCVGDDDQSIYAWRGANPENLQNMAVEYPSLQIIKLEQNYRCSNRVLRAANALIAHNPHEHLKTLWSDQADGERIRVWECRNSEHEAEKVAAEIQFIATSRRAPWSDFCILFRGNFQSRPLEKALQMVGVPYHLTGGTVFLERQEVKDTLAWLRLLVNPDDDTAFMRAVQAPKRDVGAGTLAKLAELASDKGMSMAQAAEAMGALAQLPPRAANSLSRFTDILRALRMDMRQMSSGDLVRRVAKDSGLLAELRHQAKDTAGYERRAANLEELASWFENGPRGASAADMAAQLALISRSDKDDGGNQVRMMTLHASKGLEFPYVFIVGCEDGVLPHQVSLDEGNLQEERRLLYVGITRAKIQLWMSYSRLTRKFGEHVRLKPSRFFDELPAAEIQRDGADPVADAAHKKERAQAGLAAIQALFD
- a CDS encoding thymidine kinase, which encodes MAKLYFYYSAMNAGKTTTLLQSAHNYRERGMRVAILTPRLDHRAGHGVVASRIGLQAEATAFDHDTDLQRLVEGDIAAHGRLGCVLVDEAQFLTKAQVWQLSEVVDQLRIPVLCYGLRTDFRGELFEGSQYLLAWADEMQEIKTICHSGKKATMTVRVDGNGFAVQDGPQVEIGGNDRYVSVSRAEFKKITRGEGRIEPMQAPLPL